Proteins found in one Mytilus edulis chromosome 2, xbMytEdul2.2, whole genome shotgun sequence genomic segment:
- the LOC139510763 gene encoding uncharacterized protein produces the protein MTQEIADKLNVKPDGKETLNISAFGNSDKNVRHMNKATVYLEADSGEKIPLLVLIVSTTAAPIQNNRRYIYYLKGLKLAHPLSEDNSIEISLLIGADHYWDVIKDDIVRGDGLTAMSSKIGYLLSGTFTCTRGQRNSQMMHILSSHTKEDYDIERFWKLESLGIQGNDKLNTEKQNIKEFSSTSITYEDGKYVANFPWIEECHELPTNKMIARARTHRVVNRLNQEPNLFKIYGDIIKEQEKRGFIEKVRENEDEPQRRHYIPHHPVKKDILFAETTATIINRGHNHAKGLLRDIVLIMPNELPASGA, from the coding sequence ATGACGCAGGAAATAGCCGACAAGTTGAACGTCAAGCCAGACGGAAAGGAAACCCTCAACATATCCGCCTTCGGAAATTCTGACAAGAATGTTCGTCACATGAATAAAGCCACAGTGTATTTAGAAGCAGACTCAGGAGAGAAAATACCTTTACTGGTATTGATTGTATCTACCACAGCAGCGCCGATTCAGAATAATCGCAGGTACATTTATTATTTGAAGGGACTTAAACTAGCCCACCCTTTATCAGAGGATAATAGCATTGAAATTTCATTACTCATCGGAGCAGACCACTACTGGGATGTAATCAAGGATGATATCGTTCGAGGCGACGGACTGACAGCGATGAGCTCAAAAATAGGATATTTGTTATCTGGAACATTTACATGTACAAGAGGACAACGCAATTCACAAATGATGCACATATTATCTAGTCACACAAAAGAGGACTATGACATTGAGAGATTTTGGAAATTGGAGTCCCTTGGTATACAAGGAAACGACAAACTTAACACGGAGAAACAGAACATCAAAGAATTTTCATCAACATCGATAACATATGAGGATGGAAAGTACGTTGCAAATTTTCCATGGATTGAAGAATGTCATGAATTACCGACAAACAAGATGATTGCAAGAGCAAGGACCCATAGAGTCGTTAACCGCTTAAACCAGGAACCAaacttattcaaaatatatggCGACATAATTAAAGAGCAGGAAAAACGTGGTTTCATCGAAAAGGTAAGGGAGAATGAGGACGAGCCACAGCGCAGACACTACATACCGCATCACCCCGTCAAGAAAGACATTTTGTTTGCTGAAACCACTGCGACAATTATCAACAGAGGCCACAATCATGCGAAGGGGTTATTGAGAGACATTGTACTGATTATGCCAAATGAACTACCGgcatcaggggcgtag